The Aminipila terrae nucleotide sequence TTACGGGGTTATCTTTCTTATGAATATAAGTACCCGGTTCCAGGTAACTATACACGAAATGAAATTTTTATCCGTGAGTTTGTTTTTGAGAATAAGGATGTCATGAGGCAGCTTTTGGGGTTCTTGCGAAAACAGGCAGATCAGGTACAGATAGTTGTATTTAATACAGAAGATGATAATTTCTATTATCTGTTTAATAATCCTACAAATGACGGATATACTTACATAGAACCATATGGTTATCTGGAAACAAATATGCAGGGTATCGGCGCCATGTACAAATTGTTTGATATAGCAGGAGCCTTTGCACAGTGTGCTCACAGAAATTATAACAATGCAAACCTTATTGTATGCTTTCAAGTAAAAAATGAACTCTACGGAACGGAAAGCAGAACAGCAATCACCTTCACGAATGGTATTGCTGAAGTTAGCCCAGAGACAACAGTTGCGGATGTAACTGTGACGGTTAACGGGGCTGATTTTGCGCCTATGTTCCTTGGTTCTGTTTCTCCTTTGGGTCTGTATAGGCTTGGATTATTGGAAGTAGACAATATGGATATGCTTGAAGAGGTAGACAGGATTTTCTATTGCAGTTCTAAGCCAGTGTGGTATTCAGACCTGTAAAATATTTAAACCATTAAAGCAATGAAAACTCTTGAATAGTAATAAAAACCTCTGAAATCAGAATATTATATCTTATATGAGGAAAAATATCTGATAAATAGGATATAAGACGCTTAGACGTTGAAGATTGAATGATAAGGAGAGTTTACTATGGGAGTTTTTAAGAAGAATAAAAATAAAAATGAAAAAAAGAATGATGGTAAATTTCACTCAAAGCACATCAAGCATGACCCTCAGGCCGAAAGTGCAAGAGCTGTGTTTGGGCTTAATAAGCAGGAAGCAGATGAGCAGGAAAATCAATAAAGCTAAGACAGCCTCCAATCGTTATGGTTGGGGGTTATTTTTTTTAATCGAAAATCTATCCTTAAACACTGATATGATGTATAATTTTTCCAAAGAGATAAAAACGGATAATTAGGGAGAAGTATTATGGATATTATTGAAATTTTACAAAATGTAAAACAGGATTACCAGAACAATTACGGATTAAAAAATTGTTTTGAAGATGTTTATAATTATCATAAGAGCATGGCCGACTATGAATGCACTCCTTTACATTCTCTGGATTGCATGGCAGAAAAATATAATGTAAAAAAATTATATGTGAAAGATGAATCCATGCGTTTTGGACTTAATGCATTTAAGGGGCTGGGTGTCAGCTATGCAGTACATAAAATTATGGAAAAATATCAGAAAGAGAAGTGTACATTTGTTAGCTGTACAGATGGAAATCATGGAAAAGCGTTAGCGTGGATTGCATGGAAGTCAGGTCAGAAAGCGGTTATATTCATGCCTAAGGGCAGTGAGGAACGGCGCGTTCATGCAATTCGCCAGTATCAGGCAGAAGTGTTTGTGACAGATATGAATTACGATGACACGGTTCGATACGCCGCAAAATTTGCTAAAGAAAAAGGTTTGTTTTTTGTACAGGATACAGCACTTCCAGGTTACGAAGAAGTCTCAGAGAATATTATGTATGGGTATTCCACCATGATAAGGGAGGCTCTGGAACAGATGAATGAGAAACCTACCCATATATTTTTACAGGCAGGTGTTGGTTCTATGGCGGGGGGAGTGGTCTGGTATCTATATGAGAAATATGGAATGGATTTACCATTTATCGGTATTATTGAATCAGAAGCAGTGCCCTGCATTTTTCAATCGGCTAAGGAGAACAGGCTGATCAGCATAGGAGGAGAACCTCATACTATCATGGCAGGATTAAACTGTGGAGAAGCGAATTATATTTCATTCCCATTATTGAAATCCCTGTCGGCCTGCTTTATTCAGTGTAACGACCAAATTACTTTAAAAGGTATGTACCGTGGGGAAAACCCTATAGGAGCAGATATTTCTTTTAGTTCTGGAGAATCAGGAGCTGTGGGACTGGGTCTGATTGAGGAAGTTTTACAGAATCCCAATAAGATGTGGAAAGAACAATTAAAATTGAATAAGGAATCTGTAATCTTACTATTTAGTACGGAGGGAAGGTTATCATAAAAACACACAGCCGGGGAGAAAACTTTGATTACTTTAAGATGTAATTAAAAAATTAGCAGATTATTACTGGTATTATTTACTATTTGGTGTAAAATTAAATATAAAGTATGTGTGTAGCATAAATAAAATAAAAGGAGCAGTTTAAAATGAAAAAAATAATGTCGATTATCACTATTGTTTTACTGATACTTTCATTAACGTTGTCCAATGTTTTTGCAGACCAGAAAACAGCTGCTAAAGCAATTGAATTTAGCAATATTGATTACACGAAATCAAATTATGTCAGGGTTATTTTAAATAATGAGCAAGTGAAATTTGATGTAAATCCTGTTGTTAAAGATGGAAGGACTCTGGTACCTGTGAGAAAAATCTTTGAAGCCATGGGAATGGAAGTAAAATGGGATGAGGCAACTAAAGAAATAAGTGCAGAAGGAGAAGGGGCTACAATTAAAATGAAATTAGACAGTTGTGAAGCAGCTGTTAATAATAAAGAGGTAACACTGGATGTTCCTGCACAAAGTATTAATAACAGGACCCTGGTTCCTATTCGATTTATATCAGAAAGTTTAGGATATCATGTAGTATGGATTGAAAAGTCAAATCTGATATTGATGAGTAAGGATGATATCTGGGAATGGCGTACTACCGGATATGAATCACGACCGCCATATATGGAATGTGAATATAAGTTCATTAATGGTGTACAGCAATTAACAGAGTTTAGATATACTGGTAAGGTAAAACAGGATGCATCCGTTAAAGTGTCTAACAGTAATTTAAAACCAGATAAAATCTATTTGTCGTTACCTGATTTACCTAAAACAATCAGTTCGTATTATACGTATACCGGTGACTTAATATCGGAATGTTTAATATCCCAGATACGCTGCGAATCAAAATATTACGATAGTTTAAACAGCTCTACAACTAAAGTGTATATTGCAGGAACTAAAATAGGAGGCGGAAGTGAACCCTGTGTCATCGGCTGGAAAGTATATGAAGAAGGCATTGTAGTAGACAGTGGAGATTTTTATTTTTCAGGAGTAGCTAACGGAGAGAGTTTTAAAGATCAGGTTGTTTATATAGAGGACCTAAAACCAGGGGTTCAATATAGAATGGAGATTTTTGGCGAAAGGTAAAATATTATGAAAACGGGAATCGTAGATGTAGGGGGCGGACTCAGAGGTATCTATGGAGCCGGAGTATTCGATTACTGCATAGATAAAAAAATCACCTTTGATTACTGTATAGGTGTTTCGGCGGGAAGTGCAAACATTGCTTCTTTTTTAGCAGGACAAAGGAAACGTAATTTTTTATTTTATCTTGATTACTCATTCCGTAAAAAATACATGAGCTTACATAACTTTATTAAAAGGGGCTCCTATATTGATCTGGACTATGTATATGGGGTCTTAAGCAATGCTAATGGGGAAAATCCTCTTGATTATCAGGCAGTTTCAAAGAATCCTGCTGAAATGAAAGTAGTCGCCTCTGAAGCGGTAAGCGGAAGAATAAAATATTTTGAAAAGAAAGATTTACGGGAGAATGATTATGGTATTTTGAAGGCATCCTCTTCTATTCCGGTAGTTTGCAAGCCATATGCTTTTAATAATACTCTTTATTTTGATGGGGCTTTAGGTGACCCCATACCAATCCGACAGGCTTTTTCAGATGGCTGTGACAGAGTAGTAGTGATTCTTACAAAACCCAGGGATGTGGTTCGTTCGCCAATAAAAGATGAAAAGCTTGCAAGGTTCTTGAAAAGGAAGTATCCGGAAGCAGCAAAAAACCTGGAGCTAAGAGCAAAAAGATATAACGAAAGTGTTTTTCTGACTAAAACCCTAGAAGAGCAGGGTAAGGCCTTAATTATTGCTCCGGATAATATAGCGGGAGCAGATACACTTACCAAGAATAAGGAAGTACTGCAGCGTTTATATCAAAAAGGATACAATGATGCAGAGAAGATTTCAGGGTTCTTGAATTTGCACAAGCATTTTGGTGTGGATTTAAAAGAATATGTTTAGATTATAGCAACCAGGTAACGATATGTTGATAACAGAATGGAGTAGTTTTTAAGGAGGAAAAATAAGTGTTAGACAGGATACCAACCGATAAAGATTTAATAGATTTAATGGGAGCACAGCTATATGATGTCTGGATAGGATTGTGCAACTTGATTGAGGAAAAATACGAAATGGACAGACTCTGGAACAGCGGAGGCAAAGCGTGGAAATATGAATACAAATACCGAAGAGGTGGGAAGACCCTTTGCGGCCTTTATGCAAAAGAAGAGGGCCTGGGGTTTATGGTCATAATGGGAAGAGATGAACGAGCCAAATTTGAAGAGGACAGAAGAAACTACTCAGCTGAAGTTCAAAAGCTATATGACGAAGCTACTACCTATCACGATGGTAAATGGCTGATGTTTGAGTTAAAAGACAAATCCCTGTTTTCAGACATGGAAAAGCTGCTTTTAATAAAACGAAAGCCCAACAGGAAGTAGCCAGGGAATGACTGTTTAATAGAGGGACTGGTTGAAACATAGCCGGATAGGAGTTTGAATAGGAAATAATGAATAATCCGTGGAAGAATATACAATTAGATGACTATGAAAGTCATATGAAGCTGGATAACATTATGCAGCTGCAAACAATGAATGAAATGATGGAGAGGCAGCTTTACGGCCATTCTGTTTCTTCTGTTATGATATTGGGTGTCGCAGGAGGAAATGGTTTAAACCATATAAAACCTGAAAGCTTTGAAAACGTATATGGTGTAGATATCAACGGTGACTATCTGAAAACCTGTGAAAAGCGTTACAAAAGCTTAAAAGGCATTTTTCAGCCTATAGAGGCTGACCTCACCAATCCAGACTTAATACTGCCAGAAGCTGATTTGGTTATTGCCAATTTGCTGATAGAGTATATAGGCTATGATAACTTTCGAAAGGTAATCCAAAAAATCAGGCCAGGTTATGCATCTTGTATAATTCAAATTAATACTGGAGAAAACTTTGTGTCGGACAGCCCATATCTGCATGCCTTTGATTGCTTAGAAGAATTGCATCACCAGATGTCAGAAAAAGAATTAACTCGTTCAATGGAAACTATCGGATATGGTTTTTCATGCTCTGAAGAGAAGGTCCTTCCAAATGGAAAGAAACTGGTATGTTTAGATTATGAACTTAACTGAAAAACATCCTCAAAAGCTATTTTGAGGATGTTTTTATTAGCTGACGATTAAGATTAATATAGTTCTTGACATAAAATTTTTATTCAATTACGCTTGTAATGTGAGATGGCGCCAACTCTCAATATATTAAAGGAGAGTAAACTTATGTATCATGGAAGATTTAAAGGGACACATTATGAAGTAGGATATAAATGGGGAAAGATGCTGGCCAAAGCAGGGAAAAAGCTTGATTTCTGCCCAACCTTTGAACTAACAGAAGAAAAATATGAATTTTCAAGACAATGTGCCAAAGAGTATAAAAAATACTTCCCTGAAATTATGGATGAAATCAGGGGTATTGCAGATGGAAATGAAGTATCTGTAGAAACATTGTCTGCTATTTTATTTTGTATGTATTGCTTTGAGTTTGATAACAAATGTACCTGTTTTGCCATTAGTACGGATGAAGAAATTATTTTTGGCAGAAACAGTGATTTCCTGGTAAGTCTTGAAAAGCTATATATGAATTGCATTTATCATTTAAAAGGGAGCTATTCATTTAATGCCAATACCACTGCCTATGTCCAAATGGAAGATGGTGTTAATGAGCATGGATTAGCTGTGGGACTTACTTTCATATATCCAAGAATAAGGAAGCCCGGGCTCAATTCAGGTATGCTTGTGAGATATTTACTGGAAAAATGTACGCACACAAAAGAGGCTGTTTCTGAATTAAATCGTTTACCTATAGCTTCTGCCCAGACCATTACTATAGCAGATAAAGAAGGACATATTGCTGTAGTTGAGTGCAATCCGGAAAACATTGTTGTTATTACACCGGAACATGGAACCAGTTTTGTGGCAACGGCAAACAACTTCAATTCTGAAACTATGAGACCATACCGTAATCCCGATATTGACGACTGGCGTTCTGATGAACGGTACCACACTGTATATAATGCGCTAAAAAATAGCAAGGACTTATATTCTATTTCCTTTGCACAAACTGTTTTGGCCGGAAAATACGGATTTATGTGCCAGTATGACCGTACAAAAAATGCAGACACTGTCTGGTCTGTAATATATGATTTGAAACGCAGACAAATATGGAGGTCAGAGGGCAATCCATCCCGAAAGAAGTTTAAAGAAGATGTACGAATGAAACTGTAATCACATCTGACCGCATAAAAAGTCATGAAGGTTCCTTCTGGCTTTACTATACTAAGACTACAAGGAAAGGAGAGAGAAGAATTGAACTGGATTAACAGCATGCAGAACGCAATCGATTATATTGAGGAGAACCTGACGGAAGAACTGGATTATGCAGAGATAGCAAGGAAAGCATATTCATCAAATTTTCATTTTCAAAGAGTATTCAGTATCCTTTGTGGTTATACCATGGGGGAATATATCCGTAACAGAAGGTTAACACTGGCCGGCAGTGATCTTGCATCCTCGGATATAAAAGTAATTGATGCAGCGTTAAAGTATGGATATGAAACCCCGGAAAGCTTTAGCAGAGCATTTACCCGGTTTCATGGAATAACTCCAACCCAGGCCAGAGCACACAGTGCCGGATTAAAATTGTTCTCCAGACTTTCTTTGAAATTAGTTTTAGAAGGAGGAGCGACTATGGATTATAGAATTGAAAAAAGAGATGCATTTAAAGTAATCGCACGAAAGGAACGCTTTAGCAGAGGAGGAGAAATAACACAGCAACACATTCATTCACTTTGGGAGGAAAGCATAAAGGATGGCACTATAGATAAACTTTGCAGCTATATTAATCCAAAGGATATTTTTGGAGGAGCGGTTGCAGGCATCAGCTTTGACAATCCTGATGAGGGAGACTTTGATTATGCCATCGGCGTTGTGTATGAGGACGGTCAGGTTGCGGATGGATTAACTGTAGAAGTAATACCCGCCAATACCTGGATGGTATTTAGCGGTACAGGTATCATGCCGGATGCGTTTAAAGACCTTTGGAAAAGAATTTATACGGAAGTTTTTCCAACAAGCAGTTACCAGCCATCTGGTGGTATGTGTATTGAAGTATATCCGAGTGATGAAGTTTTTTCAGATAACTTTACCTTTGAGATATGGTTATCCGTATCAGCTAAATAACGGAGATAGAAAAAGATGAAGAAGAAGAGGGCAGCTCATTACTGCCCTCTTCTTCTTCATCTTTCAATGTTTCAAAAATGTGGATGGGGTGAATAATAGAATTATGTTTATAATGCCTTAACCATATGATAAAATAATAAAAAATATAATTTGCAGGCTGAAAAGGAAAAATAAATGATATTAGATATATATGAAAAATGCAATGCAGATAAAGGTTGCCACGAAAGATGGGAAAGATGGGAAAGCCACAGGGATGAAATAAGCGCTGTATTAAATGAAAGGATATTTTCTGCTGAAAAAATAAAAAATGCCATTATTCTTGGAGCAGGACGCTGTGAAGATATAGATTTAAAATTTTTATTAAAACATGTAGAATCCTTAACTTTAGTTGACTATGATTATAACAGTATGGAAAAAGCCATAGAAAGGCAGCAGTTAGACAGAGAAGAATCAGATAAAGTTACCCTCAAGGGGAACGTTGAATTTACTGGATTTTATAAGGAAGAGTTTATAAATGAAGTCATCGATAAAATTAAAAGGGAAGAAAGTCCTGAGAGTGTGGTTCAGTTTATTACAGCTCACTTGAGTTCCATTAACAGTGGTTTAAGCCAATCGCTGGATAATAATAAATATTCTTTAGTAATTTCTGGTGCAGTTCACTCTCAGTTAATTGTGCCTTATACACAAATAGCTGCCTTAAATGAAGATTATACAGGGCAACTCATGCTTGAAGCAGGTAATATTGCAAATACGTTAGCTGAAAATTATAATAAAAACCTGTTTTCTCTGGTAGGTGAAAAAGGATGGCTGTTCTCATACTTTGATGTGATGGAGCTGTCAGAAAGCAATAATACATTGCAGTATGAAGAAATAATCAATGGATTATTAGTTCAAAATGAATATCAGAAAATCGATGAATTTTTTCTACAAAATGGAGGAGTAGCTGGGGCAAGACATGGTTACAATCATTTGTTCCAATTGGCTCGTCAGTACAATCCCTTTGAAAAATGCTGGATATGGCAATTCAGGGACAATAAAAAGTATTATATCCGCAGCTTGTGTGTTAATAAGGTATAAAAACGGCTCTGATAGTTTTTATTCAATCCACTCCTCTGGATGATTCATGCAGAATAATTATCTTTATGATAGAGTTAATACTTACCAAGAAAAAAAGATATAATATTAATTTGCTTTATTTTTGGATATGTGATATAATAAATCTATTGCAAAAGAATGTACCTGATAGGTACCAGACAGTTAATTGATAATTAATGAATAAGATATTGTTTCAACTCTTGTGATTTTTATTGCAAGAGTTTTTTAATTTTAGTTATAATAAAAAGCTCTGTGGAAATGTTAAATGAATATAAGATTGAAATTTGAGAAATTAAATATTATTTTTAAATAAGTCTCAGCTGAGTTTTATTGGGGAGGTAGATAAAATGAGAACTGCACTTGATTTGTTGAAAGAAGTGACCAACTTGGGATTTGACCAACAAAAAACTCTGATGCGAATCGATAAGATTCTAGATAAAGAGCTAGGAATTGAAAGTCGAAAACCCTTATTAGATGAAAAACTGCCTGACCATATCTATGGGAATATACTTAGTGCTTTTAGAGAAGAAGAGAAAAGGAATAGAAATTAATGAAACTAAATATTAAGGATGAAATAAAAATGGCAGAATTAAACTATTCTGAATATACAAATTCTGTAGGAGTGAGTATCAGGTTTCTTGGCAATAGAAATAATAAAGAAAGGGAAGATACTAAATGATTGAAGAGAAAAATATTGAGTTTGAGCTCACAGAAGAAGTCATTAACGAATGCTTACAATTTATGTAAGTCTATTCAGAAAAAATGCAACACCTTGGGGTAATCCAAGGTGTTTTTTTTACGCTAATTCTTTAAAATCTAGTATTCATTCACAGACCTCCTTTATAGGTTTCCAATATCGAGATCCATCAGGCTCCCGCCTTAGTAAATCATTATCTATTAATTCTCGCCGCAATACAAAGTAATCTCCAAAATCATGCCACTTACTACAGATTTCATTAACTTCACCTTCCGAATAATTACATTCAGGCTCAAATTTTTCAGCAAGATATGCTAATACTGCGTATCGGAGTTTGTGTTTTTGCGGTAGCTGGGTAATTTTTCCTGAACCGTCAAGAAACCTCTTGATATTAATTTTTTCTTCCATTTTAAGCACCTCATTTCAGATTTTGTTCCCGTTGCTTTTCAAGCCACATGTCAAGTAGGACCTCAATGTCATCTGTAAATTCCCGGTCGGTCTGTGTATCTTTCTTTTTTATTTCCTCAAGTATAATAAGAGAAAAGGAGTCTGCCCCATACTTGTTCCATTCTGTGAGCATGGCTGGCTCCATGCAAGAATTGATTGATACAGAAAAGTCAAACCTGTTTTTTTCTCCAACCATATCCTGGGTGGATTTAATCCAGGTCCGTCCATTACCATTACATTTAATATAATAAACCCCACCGGTTACCGTTCTGTTTTTATATTGTTCAAGCAATTGTTTTCTTGATTGTTTATCCATAAATACACCTCCTGTATGAATATGCTATATACTATATTAGTTGCCCAAAATAGGAGAAACAATCAACGCTCCGTAGAGTTAAAGACTTTTTTATAAAATTCTCAAAACTTTACAAAAATCAATAGAATAATTATGTTTATTAAGCTTTTATTCTATGATAGAATAAAAAAGTAGAGAGGCATAGCAATGGTTGTGTCTTTTGTTGTGTCTAATAATAATCGGATATCCTTTAACATTACTTGATTTTAACCGGAGGCATCAATGGAATCTCAATATACTAAGAAAAAATCTTTTATAATAAATGCAGTTTATGTCCTACTGATTGCATTAATTGTTTATGTTGCTTTAAAATATGTTTTTAATTTAATAAGCCCATTCCTTTTTGCTTTTGGAATTGCTTATTTATTAAAAGGCCCGGCAAAATGTATTTCATCATTACTGAAAATTCCTACCAAATGGGTATCTGTAATCTTGGTGGTGCTTTTTTACAGTACCATTGGTGTTTTAATTTCTTTGGTTGGGGTTAAACTGATTTCAACGGCTACTACTATTATCTCTGAACTGCCCACCATATATGAAAGTCAATTGGAACCATTTCTAATTAACAGCTTTCATGGGATAGAAAATGCTGTATCTGGGCTGGCACCAACCTTTATAAACATGTTTAACGAAGGCTTTGATCAGTTTGTAAATACGTTGGGAGTGAATGTTACTAATCTATCTTTATCCTTAGTAGGTGCCATATCTAATATCGCATCCTCCTTACCGGCTTTTTTTATAAAGATTCTAATAATGATTATTTCAACTTTCTTTATAGCCATGGATTACGATATTTTGTCAAAATTTATGCTGAGGCAGTTTTCGCCTAAAGGCAGGAAAATTATTTTAAGTATAAAGCAGTATATGGTTAACACGTTATTTGTAGTGATTCGTTCCTATGCTTTAATCATGTCCATTACGTTTATGGAGTTGTTTATCGGACTTTCTATCATAGGAATTAAAAATGCAATACTAATCGCATTAACCGTTGCTCTTTTCGACATCCTGCCAGTGCTTGGAACTGGAGGGATCATGATTCCCTGGACCCTTATTAACTTTTTCCAGGGGAATTTTGAGACGGGAATTGGATTGCTTATACTTTATATTTTCATTACGGTTATCCGAAATATTATTGAACCTAAAATTGTTGGAAGCCAGTTAGGCCTGCATCCGGTAGTCACCCTGTTTTGTTTATTTCTTGGGGCTAATTTGTTTGGGGTTATCGGATTATTCGGATTTCCCATTACCTTGTCTTTACTTAAACACCTGAATGATGCAGGAACTATTAGGATATTTAAATAAAAAATTATACGAAATATTACTGAATTTTTAACGGATAAAGCAGATTTGATAGCATTAAACTAGTTATCAAATCTGCTTATTTTGCTTTTAAAAAGAGTAATATTTATTTTTGAAAAAATAATGATAAATTTTTTAATACTTTAAAAATTTTGGAAAATTTTGTACGAAAAAGGTTGATTGCACTTCCAAAGAAAGCTACAATGGAAATATATTCTATATTTGGTGGGATTTTTAGAAAAATGGGAGGAAAATTCTAATGAGAAAACAATTTAAAGGTTTTATTGCCGGGTTTATTTTTGCCTGCATGCTGGTTATTCCAGGGTCAGTATTTGCGGACAACATACAGGCACTGTTTAATACAGCCAATATTGCTGTAGATGGAAAAACTGCGGTAAAACAGGGGGAAAACTATCAGTTGTCCGATGGGAGTACAGTGCCTTTTAGTATTAATTACAAAGGAACAACGTATATTCCAATCAGAAAAGTAAGTGAATTACTTGGGATAGGCATTAATTATGACAATGCAACCAAAACTGTTCAGATTACAAGCAACTCAAATAGTACGGTTGTAACACCACAGAAACCAACAGAAACAACTACTACAAGTTCTGCAGTTACAAGCAGCACTTCATATTGCGTATTTAATGAATGCAATAAAGATGCAAATAGTAGTGGTGATAAAGTTGCCCACGTTATTGGATTTAAAGATGGTGTGAAGATGGATACTTATTTAGACTATTCTTATTACACTGCCATCTCATCCAAAATGAGCTCAGCCCAGTTATGGGAAACTACAATGAAGAAGGGGAATGTAACAAAGTTAAAAGCTGTAGGTGCTTCCAAATCCGGTGAAGTTCTGGATAGTGATGGAAGAAATTCTGTTTCTTTATCTTCCGGACAGTATGAACTGAGCAAAAAAGTAGTTGTATATCAATGGACAGATGATAATGAATATAGAACTTTTACTGGCGATTTAAAAAAGAATGATTATGCAAATTTATATGATACCGACGGAGATAAGAAATATGATGTTGTCATATTTAACAGAAATGGGAAGACTCTGCCAGAAGGGGATAGCTCAACTGTAAAAGAAGCAAAGGATAGTACAGCAAATACCAATAATTCTGGTACCACAAGTGGTACTACCACTAAGACCGATACTTCCAGTAAAACCTATAAAATTGCTTCTACAGGTTATGCAGTAATAAATGAGTGCATGAAGGATGCAAATAGTGATGGAGACAAGGTTCAGCATGTGGTAGGTTTCCTAGAGGGTAGGAAACTTGATGCAGCAACTTCAGAGAGAAACACTGTAAATGGTTGGAAGGAACCTGTGTTAAGCGGTAATGGTTTCAATAATGCTGCATTATATAAGATGAGTGTTAATTCCATCGATGTCATTGCTACAGCAGAGAAGGTAAGCCCTAATGTGGACCAGGCAGCAGTAGAAAAAGCGGATAAGAGAAATTCTGTTACTATTGCTGGGAAGACGTATAACCTATCCAGTTCTGTGATAGTATATCAGGTAACGAAGGATGATGAATACAGAATATATACAGGAGATATCAAAGATAATGATATTGTACAGTTATACGAAACAGACAGTTCAAAAGATGGGTATGATATTGTAATTTGTTCAAGACCATAAATATTTAATGAATAAACTTTTACATTAAATCATATAGTCAATAAGGGATTACCACTTCGGCAATGGTGGTTAGCCCAGAACCGGTTTGAAATAGTCAGCCATCTAAATAAATGCTTGTTTAGGTGGTTGTGCTATTTTTTGTGCATTATTGAAATGCAGGTAGAAATAATTCCAAGAATTACTAGTGAGTAAGTGAAAAGACCTTCATACGTAACCATAGCCTCACCTCCCATTTGGAAAGAGGCTAACCATCAAGTGGTAATCCCATATTAAATAATTGTTGGGACAGTTTTACAAACTAATCAGGTCGGAATAGGTTAATTATTTAAGCTAAAATTAGATAGATAAATATAAGAAGACAATCAGTTAAAAATGCGGGAGATGCAGATGTAAATCTGCTAACCGATAAAGAAATATTATAATCTTTTTTTAAGAAACAGATATATAAATATATTAATTTACAGGGGCTATAAATCGCTTTAATAATATATATTCAAAGGATAAGAAATATATGTATCATTTAACAGAATATCAATAAAATCCAAAAGTATTTTTTTTACCAATATTTACTTGTATATATTTCTATGACCGGATGGTAAAATTGTGAAAAAAATATATACAAAGAGAGAAGAGATGAAAAAATGAAAGCAACAGGAATAGTAAGAAAAATAGATGAGCTTGGAAGAATTGTTTTACCAATGGAGCTAAGAAGAACTTTGGGTATAGACATTAAGGATCCCCTTGAGATTTACGTAGAGTCGGACGCGATCCTACTTAAGAAGTATAATCCTTCATGTATAATTTGCGGGAGCATGAAAGAACTTTCAGATTTCCAAGGAAAGAACATCTGTAAAAAGTGTAGGGAAGAAC carries:
- a CDS encoding CPC_1213 family protein, which produces MGVFKKNKNKNEKKNDGKFHSKHIKHDPQAESARAVFGLNKQEADEQENQ
- a CDS encoding DUF3788 domain-containing protein translates to MLDRIPTDKDLIDLMGAQLYDVWIGLCNLIEEKYEMDRLWNSGGKAWKYEYKYRRGGKTLCGLYAKEEGLGFMVIMGRDERAKFEEDRRNYSAEVQKLYDEATTYHDGKWLMFELKDKSLFSDMEKLLLIKRKPNRK
- a CDS encoding class I SAM-dependent methyltransferase, which produces MNNPWKNIQLDDYESHMKLDNIMQLQTMNEMMERQLYGHSVSSVMILGVAGGNGLNHIKPESFENVYGVDINGDYLKTCEKRYKSLKGIFQPIEADLTNPDLILPEADLVIANLLIEYIGYDNFRKVIQKIRPGYASCIIQINTGENFVSDSPYLHAFDCLEELHHQMSEKELTRSMETIGYGFSCSEEKVLPNGKKLVCLDYELN
- a CDS encoding patatin-like phospholipase family protein encodes the protein MKTGIVDVGGGLRGIYGAGVFDYCIDKKITFDYCIGVSAGSANIASFLAGQRKRNFLFYLDYSFRKKYMSLHNFIKRGSYIDLDYVYGVLSNANGENPLDYQAVSKNPAEMKVVASEAVSGRIKYFEKKDLRENDYGILKASSSIPVVCKPYAFNNTLYFDGALGDPIPIRQAFSDGCDRVVVILTKPRDVVRSPIKDEKLARFLKRKYPEAAKNLELRAKRYNESVFLTKTLEEQGKALIIAPDNIAGADTLTKNKEVLQRLYQKGYNDAEKISGFLNLHKHFGVDLKEYV
- a CDS encoding copper amine oxidase N-terminal domain-containing protein is translated as MKKIMSIITIVLLILSLTLSNVFADQKTAAKAIEFSNIDYTKSNYVRVILNNEQVKFDVNPVVKDGRTLVPVRKIFEAMGMEVKWDEATKEISAEGEGATIKMKLDSCEAAVNNKEVTLDVPAQSINNRTLVPIRFISESLGYHVVWIEKSNLILMSKDDIWEWRTTGYESRPPYMECEYKFINGVQQLTEFRYTGKVKQDASVKVSNSNLKPDKIYLSLPDLPKTISSYYTYTGDLISECLISQIRCESKYYDSLNSSTTKVYIAGTKIGGGSEPCVIGWKVYEEGIVVDSGDFYFSGVANGESFKDQVVYIEDLKPGVQYRMEIFGER
- a CDS encoding C45 family autoproteolytic acyltransferase/hydolase, producing MYHGRFKGTHYEVGYKWGKMLAKAGKKLDFCPTFELTEEKYEFSRQCAKEYKKYFPEIMDEIRGIADGNEVSVETLSAILFCMYCFEFDNKCTCFAISTDEEIIFGRNSDFLVSLEKLYMNCIYHLKGSYSFNANTTAYVQMEDGVNEHGLAVGLTFIYPRIRKPGLNSGMLVRYLLEKCTHTKEAVSELNRLPIASAQTITIADKEGHIAVVECNPENIVVITPEHGTSFVATANNFNSETMRPYRNPDIDDWRSDERYHTVYNALKNSKDLYSISFAQTVLAGKYGFMCQYDRTKNADTVWSVIYDLKRRQIWRSEGNPSRKKFKEDVRMKL
- a CDS encoding diaminopropionate ammonia-lyase, with protein sequence MDIIEILQNVKQDYQNNYGLKNCFEDVYNYHKSMADYECTPLHSLDCMAEKYNVKKLYVKDESMRFGLNAFKGLGVSYAVHKIMEKYQKEKCTFVSCTDGNHGKALAWIAWKSGQKAVIFMPKGSEERRVHAIRQYQAEVFVTDMNYDDTVRYAAKFAKEKGLFFVQDTALPGYEEVSENIMYGYSTMIREALEQMNEKPTHIFLQAGVGSMAGGVVWYLYEKYGMDLPFIGIIESEAVPCIFQSAKENRLISIGGEPHTIMAGLNCGEANYISFPLLKSLSACFIQCNDQITLKGMYRGENPIGADISFSSGESGAVGLGLIEEVLQNPNKMWKEQLKLNKESVILLFSTEGRLS